From a single Populus nigra chromosome 18, ddPopNigr1.1, whole genome shotgun sequence genomic region:
- the LOC133678539 gene encoding rhamnogalacturonan I rhamnosyltransferase 1-like has protein sequence MGVVKGVEKIRSSISRPSSKMKLWMIRATTSVLLWTCVVQLTTIGEMWGPRVLKGWPSCWPPQSVSAALQENVPTVPARVLPPKRVYKNNGYLMVSCNGGLNQMRAAICDMVAIARYLNVTLIVPELDKTSFWADPSEFQDIFDEEHFITSLRDEVRILKELPPRLKQRVELGMTYTMPPVSWSDISYYHNQILPLIKKYKVVHLNRTDARLANNRQPLELQKLRCRVNYSSLRFTTQIEELGKRVIRLLRQNGPFLVLHLRYEMDMLAFSGCSQGCNNEEVEELTRMRYAYPWWKEKIINSDLKRKDGLCPLTPEETALTLRALDIDPNIQVYIAAGEIYGGERRMSSLASAYPKLVRKETLLEPSDLRYFQNHSSQMAALDYLVALESDIFVPTYDGNMAKVVEGHRRFLGFKKTILLDRRLLVDLIDRYTNGSLNWDEFSYAVKESHSDRMGGPMRRLVIPDRPKEEDYFYSNPEECLQSSEDPLST, from the exons ATGGGGGTAGTTAAAGGAGTGGAAAAGATTAGGAGTAGTATATCAAGGCCGTCTTCAAAAATGAAGCTGTGGATGATAAGGGCAACGACGTCTGTTTTGTTGTGGACTTGTGTGGTTCAATTGACGACGATCGGTGAGATGTGGGGTCCTAGGGTTTTGAAAGGTTGGCCTTCTTGTTGGCCTCCCCAATCTGTCTCTGCCGCCTTGCAAGAGAATGTTCCTACTGTCCCCGCTCGCGTTTTGCCACCGAAGA GGGTTTATAAGAACAATGGATACTTGATGGTCTCGTGCAATGGAGGTCTCAATCAAATGAGAGCAGCG ATATGTGATATGGTTGCTATCGCGAGATATTTGAATGTTACGCTTATAGTACCAGAGCTGGATAAAACCTCCTTTTGGGCTGATCCCAG CGAGTTCCAAGACATATTTGATGAGGAGCATTTTATCACATCATTGAGAGATGAGGTTCGAATATTGAAGGAACTGCCTCCTAGGTTGAAGCAGAGAGTAGAACTGGGGATGACCTATACCATGCCACCAGTTAGTTGGTCTGATATTTCTTACTATCATAACCAG ATTCTTCCTTTGATAAAAAAGTACAAAGTTGTACATCTAAATAGAACTGATGCTCGGCTTGCCAATAATCGCCAGCCTTTAGAGCTGCAGAAGTTGCGCTGCCGTGTGAATTATAGTTCTCTGAGATTCACCACTCAAATAGAAGAGTTGGGCAAGAGAGTTATAAGGCTTCTGAGGCAAAATGGTCCCTTCTTGGTGCTTCACCTTAGATATGAAATGGACATGCTGGCATTTTCTGGCTGTAGTCAAGGTTGCAACAATGAAGAGGTGGAAGAATTGACAAGAATGAG ATATGCTTATCCTtggtggaaagaaaaaataataaattcggACTTGAAGAGGAAAGATGGGTTGTGTCCTTTGACTCCTGAGGAAACTGCTCTCACTTTGAGGGCACTGGACATTGATCCGAATATCCAGGTTTATATTGCAGCTGGTGAAATATACGGGGGTGAAAGGAGAATGTCAAGTCTTGCGTCAGCTTATCCAAAACTG GTCAGAAAGGAAACACTGTTGGAACCATCAGACCTTAGGTACTTCCAGAATCACTCATCTCAAATGGCAGCATTGGATTATCTTGTTGCATTGGAAAGTGATATTTTTGTCCCTACCTATGATGGAAACATGGCTAAAGTTGTTGAAGGCCACCGCAG ATTCCTCGGCTTTAAGAAGACAATTTTATTGGATAGAAGGCTTTTGGTTGATCTGATAGATCGATACACTAATGGATCACTGAACTGGGATGAATTTTCATATGCTGTAAAAGAATCCCATTCTGATCGGATGGGGGGACCAATGAGAAGGTTGGTGATCCCAGACAGGCCTAAAGAAGAGGATTACTTCTATTCAAACCCAGAAGAATGTTTGCAGTCATCAGAGGATCCGTTGAGTACATGA
- the LOC133678921 gene encoding hexosyltransferase GAUT11-like, which yields MRRRPAEYRRPVRRRLSQWILALLGMFVIAGLVLFVFHHNHHEDQVKQPMMGENATKEPLNHEGLNFTKEILSASSFSRQLAEQMTLAKAYVIIAKEHNNLHLAWELSNKIRSCQLLLSKAAKRGESITVEEAEPIISSLSYLIFKAQDAHYDISTTMMTMKSHIQALEERTNAATVQSTLFGQLVAEALPKSLHCMKVKLTNDWLKQLPLQNHVEEKRNSPRVIDNNLNHFCIFSDNVLATSVVVNSTISNADHPKQLVFHIVTNGISYGSMQVWFLTNDFKGATVEVQNIEEFTWLNASYAPVIKRLLDQDSRAYYFGAYQDMKVEPKLRNPKHMSLLNHLRFYIPEVYPLLEKVVFLDDDVVVQKDLTRLFSLDLHGNVNGAVETCLEAFHRYYKYINFSNPVISSKFDPQACGWAFGMNVFDLIAWRKENVTARYHYWQEQNGNQMLWKLGTLPPALLAFYGLTETLDRRWHVLGLGYDMNIDDRLIDSAAVIHFNGNMKPWLKLAIGRYKPLWERYINQSHPYYQDCVIS from the coding sequence GGTGAAAATGCGACAAAAGAGCCTCTAAACCATGAGGGTTTAAATTTCACCAAGGAAATATTAAGTGCCAGTTCATTTTCACGACAGCTGGCAGAACAAATGACACTTGCCAAGGCTTATGTCATTATAGCAAAGGAGCACAATAATCTTCATCTTGCTTGGGAACTGAGTAATAAGATTAGGAGCTGCCAACTTTTGCTTTCTAAAGCTGCCAAGAGAGGGGAGTCCATAACAGTAGAAGAAGCTGAGCCGATAATCAGTAGCTTATCATATCTCATTTTCAAGGCACAAGACGCTCATTATGATATTTCAACCACCATGATGACAATGAAATCTCATATCCAAGCTCTAGAAGAGCGAACAAATGCAGCAACAGTTCAAAGCACACTCTTTGGTCAGTTGGTGGCTGAGGCTTTGCCCAAGAGTCTTCACTGCATGAAAGTAAAGCTCACAAATGACTGGCTTAAGCAGCTCCCCCTCCAAAACCAtgtggaggagaagagaaattcCCCTCGAGTTATCGACAATAATCTCAACCATTTCTGCATATTTTCAGACAATGTGCTTGCCACTTCTGTGGTGGTCAACTCCACAATCTCCAATGCTGACCATCCAAAACAGCTTGTTTTCCACATAGTGACGAATGGAATTAGCTATGGATCCATGCAGGTTTGGTTTCTCACTAATGACTTCAAAGGGGCCACCGTAGAAGTGCAGAATATAGAGGAGTTTACCTGGTTGAATGCTTCTTATGCTCCTGTTATCAAACGGCTCCTTGATCAAGATTCAAGGGCCTACTACTTTGGGGCATATCAAGATATGAAGGTTGAGCCAAAACTGCGGAACCCTAAGCACATGTCTTTGCTCAATCACCTCCGGTTTTACATCCCTGAGGTCTATCCACTTTTGGAAAAGGTTGTCTTCCttgatgatgatgttgttgTCCAGAAGGATCTGACCCGgctgttttctttggatttGCATGGGAATGTCAATGGAGCTGTGGAAACCTGTCTTGAAGCATTTCATCGATATTACAAGTATATCAATTTCTCTAACCCAGTCATCAGCTCAAAATTCGACCCGCAGGCATGTGGTTGGGCATTTGGAATGAATGTTTTTGATTTGATTGCATGGAGGAAGGAAAATGTGACTGCGCGGTATCATTACTGGCAGGAACAGAATGGTAATCAGATGCTGTGGAAACTGGGAACACTCCCCCCTGCCCTTCTAGCATTTTATGGACTGACCGAGACGCTTGATCGGAGATGGCATGTGTTAGGATTGGGATATGACATGAACATTGATGACAGGCTGATTGACAGTGCTGCAGTTATTCACTTTAACGGGAACATGAAACCATGGTTGAAATTGGCCATTGGCAGATATAAGCCTCTTTGGGAAAGGTACATAAATCAGAGCCACCCGTATTACCAAGATTGTGTCATTAGTTGA